The following proteins are encoded in a genomic region of Polyangiaceae bacterium:
- a CDS encoding glutamine synthetase: MARTSKSKATTRTTNRVEHDPRLSAEEAEALVTALKERGIQHAKIGAFDIDGILRGKYVSLQKLTGALKKGFGFCDVVFGWDATDTLYDNATVTGWHTGYPDALTLLDPTTARDIPWEPGVVAMLGDFRGADGKGHPGCGRSLLRRVIRKAESLGFEPLVGVEFEFFLFQETPQTLQEKGFRGMTPADPGMFGYSWLRTGQDPELMASVLRELGDYGLSLDGFHTETGPGVYEAALQVDSALRAADKAALFKTALKEVVRRHGLVATFMAKWNAELPGCSGHLHQSLMQNGKNVFFDPRASRGMSKLMKSYMAGQLKLMREFTALYSPTVNSYKRYVPGLWAPLVPSWGVENRTCALRIVGLGESNAQRVEYRQTAADINPYIAIAASIAAGLYGVEQGLELQAESVGDPGVDGERLPTTLREATALLGKSKLARRLLGEEFVDHYVRTRDWECRAYEQAVSDWELRRYFEII, translated from the coding sequence ATGGCGAGGACGAGCAAGAGCAAGGCCACAACGCGGACGACCAATCGGGTGGAGCACGATCCACGCCTTAGCGCGGAAGAGGCTGAGGCCTTGGTCACAGCGCTGAAGGAGCGCGGCATCCAGCACGCGAAGATTGGCGCCTTCGATATCGATGGGATTCTGCGGGGAAAATATGTCTCCTTGCAGAAGTTGACCGGCGCGCTGAAGAAGGGCTTCGGCTTCTGCGATGTGGTGTTCGGCTGGGACGCGACGGACACGTTGTACGACAACGCGACGGTCACCGGTTGGCACACGGGGTATCCCGACGCGCTCACATTGCTCGACCCCACGACGGCGCGCGACATCCCTTGGGAGCCAGGCGTCGTCGCGATGCTGGGAGACTTCCGAGGTGCCGACGGCAAGGGCCACCCAGGGTGCGGGCGCTCCTTGCTCAGGCGGGTCATCAGGAAGGCCGAGTCACTTGGCTTCGAGCCCCTCGTGGGCGTGGAGTTCGAGTTCTTCCTCTTCCAGGAGACGCCCCAGACCCTTCAAGAGAAGGGCTTCCGCGGCATGACTCCTGCGGATCCAGGGATGTTTGGTTACAGCTGGCTGCGCACCGGACAGGACCCGGAGCTGATGGCTAGTGTGCTGCGAGAGCTTGGTGACTACGGTCTGTCTCTTGATGGTTTCCACACGGAAACGGGGCCAGGCGTCTACGAGGCCGCGCTGCAGGTCGACTCGGCGCTCCGCGCGGCTGACAAAGCTGCGCTCTTCAAGACCGCGCTGAAGGAAGTCGTGCGGCGGCATGGCTTGGTGGCCACCTTCATGGCGAAGTGGAACGCCGAGCTGCCGGGCTGCAGCGGGCACCTGCACCAGAGCCTGATGCAGAACGGCAAGAATGTGTTCTTCGATCCGCGCGCCTCGCGCGGCATGTCGAAGCTGATGAAGAGCTACATGGCGGGTCAGCTGAAGCTGATGCGTGAGTTCACGGCGCTCTACTCCCCAACGGTCAACAGCTACAAGCGGTACGTCCCGGGACTCTGGGCGCCGCTCGTCCCCAGCTGGGGCGTCGAGAACCGCACCTGCGCGCTGCGCATCGTCGGGCTAGGGGAGTCGAACGCTCAGCGCGTCGAGTATCGGCAGACCGCGGCGGACATCAATCCATACATCGCGATCGCAGCATCCATCGCGGCGGGGTTGTATGGCGTCGAGCAAGGGCTCGAACTTCAGGCCGAGTCAGTCGGAGATCCAGGAGTGGACGGCGAGCGGCTACCGACGACGTTGCGGGAGGCGACAGCGCTGCTCGGCAAGAGCAAGCTCGCGCGCAGGCTCCTCGGCGAGGAGTTCGTAGACCACTACGTGAGGACCCGGGACTGGGAATGCCGCGCGTACGAGCAGGCGGTCAGCGACTGGGAGCTGAGGCGCTACTTCGAGATCATCTGA
- a CDS encoding response regulator — protein sequence MSESLPVLICDDEPRLTMLTAGLLEQRGYRSKVANDGAKALELASQEAFRLMLLDVNLAGMSALEVIHGLDAAGIELPVLLSSGYSAEDVPSELRDHPRVSGFLAKPYPVDRLIDAIGR from the coding sequence ATGAGCGAATCACTGCCAGTTTTGATCTGCGACGACGAACCCCGGTTGACGATGTTGACCGCTGGGCTGCTCGAGCAACGCGGCTATCGCTCAAAGGTCGCAAACGACGGCGCCAAAGCCCTCGAACTCGCTTCGCAGGAGGCGTTTCGCCTCATGCTGCTTGACGTCAATCTTGCCGGGATGTCAGCGCTCGAGGTGATTCATGGTTTGGACGCCGCTGGCATCGAGCTGCCGGTTCTGCTCTCGAGCGGGTACTCCGCTGAGGATGTTCCGTCTGAGCTGCGAGACCACCCAAGGGTCTCTGGCTTTCTCGCCAAGCCGTATCCAGTGGATCGCTTGATCGACGCGATTGGCCGCTGA